Proteins encoded within one genomic window of Perognathus longimembris pacificus isolate PPM17 chromosome 28, ASM2315922v1, whole genome shotgun sequence:
- the Znf182 gene encoding zinc finger protein 182 isoform X1, translated as MAKAQLKIGSRKFSQGTTPNHQAIGPAAIPKKETGCQELMTFEDLAVGFTQEEWQYLSPSQKTLYRDVMLETYSNFIFVGQQLTKPDLILKLEVEELGPAYGKIWNFPEVIDKEAEKQHQVGTNNCQSIQGGFPDKGIIIIKRVHDGDEFGNRLHLNPSLTLLIQRPHELESFGNTVVNNLDSLITSSGEKKHDNRCKILFFPPGYEKTNFVLESYVYKECEKGFRYKKGLSLHQRIKNGEKPFQCTACQKTFNKKSHLIVHWRTHTGEKPFECTECGKAFSQKSQLIIHLRTHTGERPFECPECGKAFREKSTVIIHYRIHSGEKPFECNECGKAFTQKSNLLVHQKTHTGEKMYMCTKCGESFIQKLDLIIHHSIHTGKKPNECSDCKKTFSDKSTLIIHQRTHTGEKPHKCTNCGKSFNEKSTLIVHQRTHTGEKPYKCDVCGKTFTQKSNLGVHQRTHSGEKPFECNECEKAFSQKSYLMLHQRGHTGEKPYECSECEKAFSQKSYLIIHQKTHTEEKPYQCIECGKAFREKSKLIIHQRIHTGEKPYECPVCWKAFSQNSQLIIHQRTHTGEKPYVCSECGKAFREKSTFTVHQRTHTGEKPYKCTVCGKAFTQKSNLIIHQRTHSRSKAHRRAPNCKAKLTTH; from the exons CTCAAAATTGGCAGCAGAAAATTCTCACAAGGGACCACACCAAATCACCAGGCAATAGGGCCTGCTGCGATTCCAAAGAAAGAAACTGGATGTCAG GAACTAATGACATTTGAGGATTTGGCTGTGGGTTTCACCCAAGAGGAATGGCAGTACCTGAGCCCTTCACAGAAGACCCTGTATAGAGATGTGATGCTTGAAACCTATAGCAACTTTATCTTTGTGG GGCAGCAGCTTACAAAACCAGACCTCATCCTCAAGCTGGAGGTAGAAGAACTGGGCCCAGCATATGGAAAAATTTGGAACTTTCCAG AAGTCATTGATAAAGAGGCTGAGAAGCAGCATCAGGTTGGCACAAATAATTGCCAGTCAATCCAAGGTGGATTCCCTGACAAGGGAATAATTATAATCAAACGTGTCCATGATGGTGATGAATTTGGAAACAGACTTCATCTGAACCCAAGCCTTACTCTTCTAATACAAAGACCTCATGAACTTGAATCATTTGGAAATACTGTGGTAAATAATTTAGACTCACTAATTACCAGCTCTGGAGAAAAGAAACATGATAATAGatgtaaaattttattctttcctcCTGGGTATGAAAAAACAAATTTTGTACTGGAATCCTATGTATATAAAGAATGCGAAAAAGGCTTTAGGTATAAGAAAGGTCTTAGCCTTCACCAGAGAATTAAAAATGGAGAGAAGCCTTTTCAATGTACTGCATGTCAGAAAACCTTCAACAAGAAATCACACCTTATTGTACATTGGAGAACTCATACGGGAGAAAAACCTTTTGAATGTACCGAATGTGGAAAAGCCTTTAGCCAAAAATCTCAGCTCATTATACACCTCAGAACTCACACAGGAGAAAGACCTTTTGAGTGTCCTGAATGTGGTAAAGCTTTCCGAGAGAAGTCAACTGTTATTATTCATTACAGGATTCATTCTGGAGAAAAACCTTTTGAATGTAATGAGTGTGGAAAAGCCTTTACTCAAAAATCAAACCTCCTCGTtcatcagaaaacacacacaggagagaaaatgtatATGTGCACTAAATGTGGAGAATCTTTCATCCAGAAACTTGATCTAATTATACACCATAGTATTCACACAGGTAAGAAGCCCAATGAATGTAGTGACTGCAAGAAAACTTTCAGTGACAAGTCAACCCTCATTatacatcagagaacacacacaggagagaagcctCACAAATGTACCAATTGTGGGAAATCTTTCAATGAGAAATCAACTCTCATTGTGCATCAGAGGACtcatactggagagaaaccctataaaTGTGATGTGTGTGGAAAAACCTTTACTCAGAAGTCAAACCTGGGTGTGCATCAGAGAACTCATTCAGGAGAAAAACCCTTTGAATGTAATGAATGTGAGAAagctttctctcagaaatcctatCTCATGCTACATCAAAGAGgccacacaggagagaagccatATGAGTGTAGTGAATGTGAAAAGGCCTTTTCCCAGAAGTCCTATCTCATCATACATCAGAAAACACACACTGAAGAAAAACCATATCAATGTATTGAGTGTGGCAAGGCCTTTCGAGAAAAGTCGAAGCTCATTATCCATCAGAGAATTCACacgggagagaaaccctatgaatgtcctGTGTGCTGGAAAGCTTTCAGTCAGAATTCACAGCTCATAAtccatcagagaacacacaccgGAGAGAAACCCTATGTGTGTTCAGAGTGTGGCAAAGCCTTCAGGGAAAAATCTACATTTACTGTACATCAGAgaactcacactggagagaagccgtATAAATGTACAGTATGTGGGAAAGCTTTTACCCAAAAATCCAACCTAATTATACATCAGAGAACACATTCAAGATCGAAGGCCCACAGAAGAGCCCCCAACTGCAAGGCAAAGCTTACCACACATTAG
- the Znf182 gene encoding zinc finger protein 182 isoform X2 — protein MTFEDLAVGFTQEEWQYLSPSQKTLYRDVMLETYSNFIFVGQQLTKPDLILKLEVEELGPAYGKIWNFPEVIDKEAEKQHQVGTNNCQSIQGGFPDKGIIIIKRVHDGDEFGNRLHLNPSLTLLIQRPHELESFGNTVVNNLDSLITSSGEKKHDNRCKILFFPPGYEKTNFVLESYVYKECEKGFRYKKGLSLHQRIKNGEKPFQCTACQKTFNKKSHLIVHWRTHTGEKPFECTECGKAFSQKSQLIIHLRTHTGERPFECPECGKAFREKSTVIIHYRIHSGEKPFECNECGKAFTQKSNLLVHQKTHTGEKMYMCTKCGESFIQKLDLIIHHSIHTGKKPNECSDCKKTFSDKSTLIIHQRTHTGEKPHKCTNCGKSFNEKSTLIVHQRTHTGEKPYKCDVCGKTFTQKSNLGVHQRTHSGEKPFECNECEKAFSQKSYLMLHQRGHTGEKPYECSECEKAFSQKSYLIIHQKTHTEEKPYQCIECGKAFREKSKLIIHQRIHTGEKPYECPVCWKAFSQNSQLIIHQRTHTGEKPYVCSECGKAFREKSTFTVHQRTHTGEKPYKCTVCGKAFTQKSNLIIHQRTHSRSKAHRRAPNCKAKLTTH, from the exons ATGACATTTGAGGATTTGGCTGTGGGTTTCACCCAAGAGGAATGGCAGTACCTGAGCCCTTCACAGAAGACCCTGTATAGAGATGTGATGCTTGAAACCTATAGCAACTTTATCTTTGTGG GGCAGCAGCTTACAAAACCAGACCTCATCCTCAAGCTGGAGGTAGAAGAACTGGGCCCAGCATATGGAAAAATTTGGAACTTTCCAG AAGTCATTGATAAAGAGGCTGAGAAGCAGCATCAGGTTGGCACAAATAATTGCCAGTCAATCCAAGGTGGATTCCCTGACAAGGGAATAATTATAATCAAACGTGTCCATGATGGTGATGAATTTGGAAACAGACTTCATCTGAACCCAAGCCTTACTCTTCTAATACAAAGACCTCATGAACTTGAATCATTTGGAAATACTGTGGTAAATAATTTAGACTCACTAATTACCAGCTCTGGAGAAAAGAAACATGATAATAGatgtaaaattttattctttcctcCTGGGTATGAAAAAACAAATTTTGTACTGGAATCCTATGTATATAAAGAATGCGAAAAAGGCTTTAGGTATAAGAAAGGTCTTAGCCTTCACCAGAGAATTAAAAATGGAGAGAAGCCTTTTCAATGTACTGCATGTCAGAAAACCTTCAACAAGAAATCACACCTTATTGTACATTGGAGAACTCATACGGGAGAAAAACCTTTTGAATGTACCGAATGTGGAAAAGCCTTTAGCCAAAAATCTCAGCTCATTATACACCTCAGAACTCACACAGGAGAAAGACCTTTTGAGTGTCCTGAATGTGGTAAAGCTTTCCGAGAGAAGTCAACTGTTATTATTCATTACAGGATTCATTCTGGAGAAAAACCTTTTGAATGTAATGAGTGTGGAAAAGCCTTTACTCAAAAATCAAACCTCCTCGTtcatcagaaaacacacacaggagagaaaatgtatATGTGCACTAAATGTGGAGAATCTTTCATCCAGAAACTTGATCTAATTATACACCATAGTATTCACACAGGTAAGAAGCCCAATGAATGTAGTGACTGCAAGAAAACTTTCAGTGACAAGTCAACCCTCATTatacatcagagaacacacacaggagagaagcctCACAAATGTACCAATTGTGGGAAATCTTTCAATGAGAAATCAACTCTCATTGTGCATCAGAGGACtcatactggagagaaaccctataaaTGTGATGTGTGTGGAAAAACCTTTACTCAGAAGTCAAACCTGGGTGTGCATCAGAGAACTCATTCAGGAGAAAAACCCTTTGAATGTAATGAATGTGAGAAagctttctctcagaaatcctatCTCATGCTACATCAAAGAGgccacacaggagagaagccatATGAGTGTAGTGAATGTGAAAAGGCCTTTTCCCAGAAGTCCTATCTCATCATACATCAGAAAACACACACTGAAGAAAAACCATATCAATGTATTGAGTGTGGCAAGGCCTTTCGAGAAAAGTCGAAGCTCATTATCCATCAGAGAATTCACacgggagagaaaccctatgaatgtcctGTGTGCTGGAAAGCTTTCAGTCAGAATTCACAGCTCATAAtccatcagagaacacacaccgGAGAGAAACCCTATGTGTGTTCAGAGTGTGGCAAAGCCTTCAGGGAAAAATCTACATTTACTGTACATCAGAgaactcacactggagagaagccgtATAAATGTACAGTATGTGGGAAAGCTTTTACCCAAAAATCCAACCTAATTATACATCAGAGAACACATTCAAGATCGAAGGCCCACAGAAGAGCCCCCAACTGCAAGGCAAAGCTTACCACACATTAG